A window from Musa acuminata AAA Group cultivar baxijiao chromosome BXJ3-10, Cavendish_Baxijiao_AAA, whole genome shotgun sequence encodes these proteins:
- the LOC135650528 gene encoding UPF0481 protein At3g47200-like, which yields MNTVEEAAVIALDMEWVRLLEKRVEDTQWGEEWRTKRPTIYRVPNHIRDSDPDAYEPMIVSIGPYHHDKPRLQAMNHIKWHYLKQFLGRNPHMGLADYLTEIKDKERDIRMAYSEQVDKSSNDFLQMMLLDGCFVIEMLLYWKGQGGLEAAQNPITSPSSLLVLARDMLMLENQLPFSLLQTLLDSAIPDRSPQLTGLMINFLDGCVDFKIQIPSRSVDFHHILHLLHSRVTPPKKLDKMKSQSSDSNRSLQWMNRLCCCGEDPEVTDEPVSLLGWIPSATKLREAGVHFRRKKEATSFLDISFKNKKMEIPQLQVDDGTNALFRNLIAFEQCYDEVNSHVTAYASLMDCIVDTAADVALLQKCGIIVSGLGDSKEIALLFNKLCKEVAINDNECHLSSIFRDVNKHCNTRCNKWRATLNHDYFGNPWAIVSLSAAIFLFVLAITQTILRIITFVRHHN from the coding sequence ATGAATACTGTAGAGGAGGCCGCTGTGATAGCTCTGGATATGGAATGGGTAAGACTCTTGGAGAAGAGGGTGGAGGACACACAGTGGGGGGAGGAATGGCGCACCAAGCGGCCGACCATCTACAGAGTCCCAAACCACATCCGAGACAGTGATCCCGACGCCTACGAGCCGATGATCGTCTCGATCGGTCCCTACCACCATGACAAGCCTCGCCTGCAAGCCATGAACCACATCAAATGGCACTACCTCAAGCAATTCCTGGGCCGAAACCCTCACATGGGCCTGGCAGACTACCTTACGGAGATAAAGGATAAAGAGCGCGACATACGCATGGCCTATTCAGAACAGGTGGACAAGAGCAGCAACGATTTCCTCCAAATGATGTTGCTTGACGGCTGCTTTGTGATCGAGATGTTATTGTACTGGAAAGGTCAGGGAGGACTGGAAGCTGCCCAGAATCCAATCACAAGCCCATCGTCCCTATTGGTATTAGCGAGGGATATGTTGATGCTGGAAAACCAGCTCCCTTTCTCTCTCCTCCAGACTTTATTGGACTCTGCTATTCCTGACCGGTCTCCTCAGCTAACAGGTCTTATGATCAACTTTCTTGATGGCTGCGTGGATTTCAAGATTCAAATTCCGTCCCGGAGCGTGGattttcaccacatccttcatcttcTTCATTCTCGCGTTACCCCACCAAAGAAGCTTGATAAGATGAAGAGCCAGTCATCCGACTCCAACCGCTCCTTACAGTGGATGAACAGGTTATGCTGCTGTGGAGAAGATCCGGAGGTGACGGACGAGCCCGTTTCCCTGCTGGGATGGATTCCGAGTGCGACAAAACTCAGGGAGGCTGGAGTCCACTTCAGGAGGAAGAAGGAGGCGACGAGTTTCCTGGACATCAGCTTTAAGAATAAGAAGATGGAGATCCCCCAGCTTCAGGTCGATGACGGCACCAACGCACTCTTCAGGAACCTCATCGCGTTCGAGCAGTGCTACGACGAGGTCAACTCTCATGTCACGGCCTACGCGTCGCTCATGGATTGCATCGTCGACACCGCTGCAGACGTCGCGTTGCTCCAGAAATGTGGAATCATCGTCAGCGGCTTGGGCGACAGCAAAGAGATCGCCCTTCTCTTCAACAAACTCTGCAAGGAGGTGGCGATCAACGACAACGAGTGCCATCTTTCGAGCATCTTCAGGGACGTCAACAAGCACTGCAACACCAGATGTAACAAATGGCGGGCAACGCTGAATCATGATTACTTCGGTAATCCTTGGGCGATCGTCTCACTGTCTGCAGCTATCTTCCTCTTCGTCCTCGCTATAACGCAGACCATCTTAAGGATTATAACCTTTGTTCGGCATCATAATTAG